A genomic region of Zea mays cultivar B73 chromosome 6, Zm-B73-REFERENCE-NAM-5.0, whole genome shotgun sequence contains the following coding sequences:
- the LOC100278010 gene encoding uncharacterized protein isoform X2 gives MTSSLSSGSSALASGLHGAPSSTTAQGGGQTAGEVSLLLGAADNVFKQEGETAYLASKRNIKQRLVAFYMYHPEDRSKGRHSHTVGCLITMSLKQHMPGMQRSFLSTVE, from the exons ATGACCTCGAGTCTGTCGAGCGGAAGCTCAGCATTGGCGTCGGGGCTGCACGGAGCCCCGTCAAGCACAACTGCACAAGGCGGAGGTCAAACTGCCGGAGAG GTGAGCCTGCTACTCGGTGCTGCTGACAATGTCTTCAAGCAAGAGGGTGAAACGGCATACCTAGCGTCAAAAAGGAATATTAAGCAGAGGCTTGTGGCATTCTACATGTACCACCCTGAG GATAGGAGCAAAGGGAGACATAGTCACACAGTTGGTTGTTTGATTACCATGTCACTGAAACAGCATATGCCAGGCATGCAAAGGTCCTTTTTATCTACTGTTGAATGA
- the LOC100278010 gene encoding uncharacterized protein isoform X1 encodes MTSSLSSGSSALASGLHGAPSSTTAQGGGQTAGEVSLLLGAADNVFKQEGETAYLASKRNIKQRLVAFYMYHPESPFEFPDKTSIASSKFCSIYEPKLKPIFLDSVLLPFHCNRVC; translated from the exons ATGACCTCGAGTCTGTCGAGCGGAAGCTCAGCATTGGCGTCGGGGCTGCACGGAGCCCCGTCAAGCACAACTGCACAAGGCGGAGGTCAAACTGCCGGAGAG GTGAGCCTGCTACTCGGTGCTGCTGACAATGTCTTCAAGCAAGAGGGTGAAACGGCATACCTAGCGTCAAAAAGGAATATTAAGCAGAGGCTTGTGGCATTCTACATGTACCACCCTGAG AGTCCTTTTGAATTTCCTGACAAGACAAGTATTGCATCGTCCAAGTTTTGTTCTATTTATGAACCCAAGTTGAAGCCTATTTTTTTAGATTCAGTTCTTCTGCCATTTCACTGTAACCGTGTCTGCTAA